A single window of Verrucomicrobiota bacterium DNA harbors:
- a CDS encoding mechanosensitive ion channel produces MKARRCVTAQWILAGISLLSCLGGCSILPVRPVAGAHDRAFIDYWPPSENRKNRKPLSLAIKDNIDLKGVITTAGADPARVMEVLKTTVAAKPGVAEAPLPQAHVVSFSAGAVTFQLRAWTDGHENLAQLRSDLAVAVKEALAREQIAVA; encoded by the coding sequence ATGAAAGCGCGTCGCTGCGTCACCGCTCAATGGATTCTGGCGGGTATTTCGTTGCTGAGCTGCCTCGGCGGCTGCTCGATTCTGCCGGTGCGCCCGGTGGCGGGCGCTCACGATCGCGCGTTCATCGATTATTGGCCGCCCTCTGAAAACAGGAAGAATCGTAAGCCGTTGAGCCTCGCCATCAAAGATAATATCGACTTGAAAGGGGTGATCACCACCGCGGGCGCCGATCCCGCACGCGTGATGGAAGTGTTGAAAACGACGGTCGCGGCCAAGCCGGGGGTGGCGGAGGCACCCTTGCCGCAAGCCCACGTCGTGAGCTTCAGCGCCGGGGCGGTCACCTTTCAACTTCGCGCTTGGACGGATGGCCACGAGAACTTGGCTCAGCTGCGAAGCGATCTCGCGGTGGCGGTGAAGGAGGCCTTGGCGCGCGAGCAAATTGCGGTTGCCTAA